A window of the Lepus europaeus isolate LE1 chromosome 5, mLepTim1.pri, whole genome shotgun sequence genome harbors these coding sequences:
- the LOC133759999 gene encoding pancreatic alpha-amylase, translating into MKIFLLLSALGFCWAQYSPHTQQGRTSIVHLFEWRWVDIAKECERYLAPNGFGGVQVSPPNENIVVTNPFRPWWERYQPISYKLCTRSGNEDEFRDMVKRCNNVGVRIYVDAVINHMCGEGGGAGTHSTCGSYFNAQNRDFPAVPYSGWDFNDGKCKSGSGGIESYQDIYQVRDCRLTGLLDLALEKDYVRSTLAAYLNRLIDIGVAGFRLDACKHMWPGDIKAVLNKLNNLNTKWFPSGSKPFIYQEVIDLGGEPIKSSEYFGNGRVTEFKYGAKLGTVIRRWNGEKMSYLKNWGEGWGFMRSDRALVFVDNHDNQRGHGAGGASILTFWDARLYKMAVGFMLAHPYGVTRVMSSYRWSRNIVNGQDTNDWIGPPNNNGVTKEVTINPDTTCGNGWVCEHRWRQIRNMVIFRNVVDGQPFSNWWDNGSNQVAFGRGNKGFIVFNNDDWSLSSTLQTGLPGGTYCDVISGDKSGNGCTGIKVSVSSDGKAYFSISNSAEDPFIAIHVGAKL; encoded by the exons atgaagatctttctgttgctttctgcCCTTGGGTTCTGCTGGGCACAGTATAGCCCACATACCCAACAGGGACGCACATCTATTGTCCACCTGTTTGAATGGCGCTGGGTTGATATTGCCAAGGAATGTGAGCGATACCTGGCTCCCAATGGATTTGGAGGAGTTCAG gtCTCTCCACCCAATGAGAACATTGTGGTTACCAATCCTTTTAGACCTTGGTGGGAAAGGTACCAACCAATTAGTTATAAATTATGCACCAGATCTGGAAATGAAGATGAATTCAGAGACATGGTGAAGAGATGTAACAATGTCGGT GTCCGTATTTATGTGGATGCTgtaattaatcatatgtgtggTGAAGGTGGAGGTGCAGGAACACACAGTACCTGTGGGAGTTACTTCAATGCTCAAAACAGGGATTTTCCAGCTGTCCCATACTCTGGTTGGGATTTTAATGATGGTAAATGTAAAAGTGGAAGTGGAGGCATTGAGAGCTATCAAGATATTTATCag GTCAGAGATTGTCGTCTGACTGGTCTTCTTGATCTTGCATTGGAAAAAGATTATGTGCGTTCCACTCTTGCTGCGTACTTGAACCGTCTCATTGACATTGGTGTCGCAGGGTTCAGACTGGATGCGTGTAAGCATATGTGGCCTGGAGACATAAAGGCAGTTTTGAATAAGCTGAACAATCTAAACACAAAGTGGTTCCCTTCAGGAAGTAAACCTTTCATTTACCAAGAG GTGATTGATCTGGGTGGTGAGCCAATTAAAAGTAGTGAGTACTTTGGAAATGGCCGTGTGACAGAATTCAAGTATGGTGCAAAACTAGGCACAGTTATTCGCCGGTGGAATGGAGAGAAGATGTCTTACCTAAA GAACTGGGGAGAAGGCTGGGGTTTCATGCGTTCTGACAGAGCACTTGTCTTTGTGGATAACCACGACAATCAACGAGGACATGGAGCTGGAGGAGCATCTATTCTTACCTTTTGGGATGCTAG ACTGTATAAAATGGCAGTTGGATTTATGCTTGCTCATCCGTATGGAGTCACACGAGTAATGTCAAGCTACCGGTGGTCTAGAAATATTGTGAATGGACAA gATACTAATGATTGGATTGGGCCACCGAACAATAATGGTGTAACTAAGGAAGTAACTATTAACCCAGACACTACTTgtggcaatggctgggtctgtgaGCATCGGTGGCGCCAAATAAG GAACATGGTCATTTTCCGTAATGTAGTGGATGGCCAGCCTTTCAGTAACTGGTGGGATAATGGTAGCAATCAAGTGGCTTTTGGAAGAGGAAACAAAGGATTCATTGTCTTTAACAATGATGACTG GTCATTGTCTTCAACTTTGCAAACTGGTCTTCCTGGTGGCACATACTGTGATGTCATTTCTGGAGATAAAAGTGGTAACGGTTGCACAGGAATTAAAGTCTCTGTTTCCAGTGATGGCAAAGCTTACTTTTCTATTAGCAACTCTGCTGAAGATCCATTCATTGCAATTCATGTTGGTGCAAAATTATAA